The DNA sequence CGGCGGCGGCGCTGCTGGTCGATGGCCGCTTGGTGATGGCGGTGGCGGAAGAGCGGCTCAACCGGGTCAAGCATTTCGGCGGCTTCCCGCGCCGCGCGATTCAAACCTGCCTGGCGGCCGCTGGCTTGACCATCGATGAGGTCGATCATGTCGCGATCGCGCGCAACGCTCGCGCCAATCTGGGCCGCAAGCTGGGTTACGCGCTGCGCAATCCCGGGCGCCTGCCCAACCTGCTCGCGATTGGACGGCGCCGGGCGGCGCTGGAGGATCTACATGCTCTGTTCGCCCAGGAGCTGGAAGTGGCGCCCCAGCGGCTGCGCTTTGCCGTCCACCGCATCGAGCATCACCTGGCTCATATCGCCAGCGCCTATCTGTGCTCGGATTTCGACTCCGCAGCCGGCCTTAGTTACGACGGCTCGGGCGATTTCGTCTCGGCGATGCTGGCGCGTTGCGAAGGCGGACACATCGAGGTTCTCAAGCGCATCTACCTGCCCCAATCCCTGGGTTTGTTCTATGGCATCATGTCGCGCTTTTTGGGCTTCGGCGAGTATGGCGACGAAGGCAAGGTGATGGGGCTGGCGCCCTACGGCAACGATCGCTACACCGAACTGTTCGAGCGACTGCTGCAGATCGATAGCAATGGCGACTATGCGCTGAACTTCGACTACTTCGCCCCTACCGGCAGCGATCAGGGCTTCACCATCGGCGAGGACGGCCGCATCCGGCTGACCGCCGGCTTTACCCCCAAGCTGAGTGCGGAGCTTGGCCCGGCGCGCCCGCCAGGCGCTGCGCTGAGCGCGCGCGACAGAGACTTGGCCTTTGGCCTGCAACGTCGCTTCGAGCAGGCGGCGCTGTCGCTGGTGCGTCAGTTGCTTACGCTGACGCCCAGCCCGCGGCTGGCCTTAGCAGGCGGGTGCGCACTCAACAGCGTCGTCAACGGCAAGTTGCAAGCCGAAACCGGGATTGAACAGACCTACATTCAACCAGCGGCTGGAGACGAGGGGTTGGCGCTGGGTGCGGCGCTCTACACCCAGCAGCGCCTACAACCCAACGCGGCGCGATTGCACCTGAACCACCCGTATTACGGCCCGGAGTACAACGAAGGGCAATGCCGCCAGGCGCTGGTTGCGCGCGGCCTGCGCTTCGAGCGATTGGAGCCGGCCGCGCTCATTGAACGTACCGCCGCGGCGCTGGCCGCAGGCGAGGTGGTGGGCTGGTTTCAGGGACGAATGGAATGGGGGCCGCGGGCGCTAGGCGCACGTTCCATCCTGACCCATCCGGGATGGCCGGGGATGCGCGAATTGCTTAATGGCCGGGTCAAGCATCGCGAACCCTTTCGGCCCTTCGCTCCAGCAGTGCTGGCCGAGCGCCAAGGCGAGTACTTCACCTCCAGCGAACCCTCGCCCTTCATGCTCCACGTTTTTCCCATTCGTCCCGCTTATCAGGCGCGCCTGGCCGCGGTCGATCACGTCGATCACACTGGGCGGGTACAAACCGTGAGCGCGCAGCTCAATCCCAGCTTGCATGCGCTCTTGAAGGACTTCGAGCGGCGCACCGGGATTGGAGCCCTGCTCAATACCAGCTTCAACGAGAACGAGCCCATCGTTTGCCGACCCGAGGAGGCGGTGGATTGTTTCATGCGCACGCACATGGACGCGCTGGCGCTGGGACCGTTTTTAGTCAGCCGGGCGGTCAACGATCTGCCGCGCCAGGGGCGGGACTGAAGTGGCCTTACTGGCGATGCTGGCGATTGCAACTGGCATTGCGGCGTGGAGTCTGGCCGCGCCGGCTGCCAGCCTGGCGCGTGCGCTGGGCGCGATCGATCGCCCCGAGCCGCGCCGGGTCAACCTGGCTCCCATTCCACGCCTGGGGGGGCTGGCGGTGTTTGGCGCGCTGATCTGGGGCTTGTTGCTCAGCGCGTCTTTCAATCGGCCATTGTTCATATCCCTGATCGGAGCTCAATGGCCAACCTTGGCGCTGGCCGCCACGGCCGTATTCGGGGTGGGACTGATCGACGACTTGCGCTCGCTGCCCATCGCGATCCGTCTGTTGGTGGAAGGCCTGGCAGCCGCCGCTGTGTGCTTGCTCTTTGTTCAGCTCTGTCCCGGCCGTGGCTGGTTGGATACCTGCGCGCTGGCCATCCTAAGCACGGGCTGGCTGGTGGCGGTGAGCAATGGCAGTAACCTTATCGACGGCCTGGACGGTCTGGCCGCCGGCGTCGCTATCATCGAGTTGAGCGCCCTGGGCGCATTGGCCACTTTCAGCCGCCAGCCGGTTGAATTGAGTGCCACTGCTCTGCTGGCCGGTGCCTGGGTCGGCTTCTGGCTGCGCAATCGATATCCCGCCACCATTTTTGCCGGCGACAGCGGAGCTCTTCTGGCCGGTTTCGCGGTGGGCGCGCTGGCCTTGCGGATCAGTAGTTTCTGCTCCCCTTGGGTGCGGCTGGAGATACTTCTGCTGATCATGGCGTATCCTCTTCTGGAGGTTCTGCTGACTATCGCTCGACGTGCTTGGCCAGTGCTCGCTGAGGCTTCCGGCCGCCGGCGCGGGCGCCAGTTGGTCGCGGCTTGGTGCAGGCCCGATCGCGATCATATTCATCACCGCCTGATCGACCGCGGCCTGTCCCATCGCGCTGCCGTCAGGCGGTGTCAGCTCCGATGCGCGTTGTTGGCGGCGCTGGGCGTGCTGGTGGCGGGGTGGCCCACGCTCGCGGTTCCGGCCGCGATGGCGGCGCTGTTGCTGATAGCCCATTTTGTATATCGCCTGGGATACCTCGCATCCTGGACCATCGGTGTGCCGCCGACCGCCGCCAAATCGGCGCCGGCAAAGTAGCTGCCGCTGTCGTTGAATCGTTAGCTTACGGAACTGCCCGCTTGTCTGCGTGCCGCCAACCCGCTATGCATCGAAACCTATGGCTGCGGCATGGCTGGGGTATTTCGATGCCTTGATCGCCTTGGCGCTGGTAGTGGCGGGACCGTTGGCGGCCCATCTGAACTTTATCGACCCGATGCTTGGGTTGCAGATAATGCTCTTTGGGCTGCTCTTTGGGCTGCTCACTCTGGTGCTTGGAGTGATCGGTTATTTTCAAACCCGCCATTTCGGGACCCAGCAACGCGCGGTTTTTGCCCTGACGGTTGGAGGCGCGATCAGCGCCGGCGCGGTGCTCTTGTTCCTGGTCGCGATGCGTTATCCGGCGATCAACGATTTGACTACGGATTACACCAACCCGCCACAGTTCGTTCACGCCGCCGAGCTGCCGGCCAACAGCTCGCGCTCGCTGGCTTACAATCAGGCCTGGATGGAGCCGCGCCAGCGGCGAGGCTATCCCGGCTTGGGACCGTTGGCGACTTTGCTGCCGCCGCCGGCGGCCTTCGCTCAGGTCGAGGCCATGGCCAGAGCGATGCCTGATTGGCAGGTTACCTATGCCAATCCGGCTACGCGAACGCTGGAGGCAGTCGCGACTAGCGCGGTCTTT is a window from the Candidatus Binataceae bacterium genome containing:
- a CDS encoding carbamoyltransferase C-terminal domain-containing protein, with the protein product MNVLGLNLFHGDAAAALLVDGRLVMAVAEERLNRVKHFGGFPRRAIQTCLAAAGLTIDEVDHVAIARNARANLGRKLGYALRNPGRLPNLLAIGRRRAALEDLHALFAQELEVAPQRLRFAVHRIEHHLAHIASAYLCSDFDSAAGLSYDGSGDFVSAMLARCEGGHIEVLKRIYLPQSLGLFYGIMSRFLGFGEYGDEGKVMGLAPYGNDRYTELFERLLQIDSNGDYALNFDYFAPTGSDQGFTIGEDGRIRLTAGFTPKLSAELGPARPPGAALSARDRDLAFGLQRRFEQAALSLVRQLLTLTPSPRLALAGGCALNSVVNGKLQAETGIEQTYIQPAAGDEGLALGAALYTQQRLQPNAARLHLNHPYYGPEYNEGQCRQALVARGLRFERLEPAALIERTAAALAAGEVVGWFQGRMEWGPRALGARSILTHPGWPGMRELLNGRVKHREPFRPFAPAVLAERQGEYFTSSEPSPFMLHVFPIRPAYQARLAAVDHVDHTGRVQTVSAQLNPSLHALLKDFERRTGIGALLNTSFNENEPIVCRPEEAVDCFMRTHMDALALGPFLVSRAVNDLPRQGRD
- a CDS encoding MraY family glycosyltransferase, which gives rise to MALLAMLAIATGIAAWSLAAPAASLARALGAIDRPEPRRVNLAPIPRLGGLAVFGALIWGLLLSASFNRPLFISLIGAQWPTLALAATAVFGVGLIDDLRSLPIAIRLLVEGLAAAAVCLLFVQLCPGRGWLDTCALAILSTGWLVAVSNGSNLIDGLDGLAAGVAIIELSALGALATFSRQPVELSATALLAGAWVGFWLRNRYPATIFAGDSGALLAGFAVGALALRISSFCSPWVRLEILLLIMAYPLLEVLLTIARRAWPVLAEASGRRRGRQLVAAWCRPDRDHIHHRLIDRGLSHRAAVRRCQLRCALLAALGVLVAGWPTLAVPAAMAALLLIAHFVYRLGYLASWTIGVPPTAAKSAPAK
- a CDS encoding DUF1499 domain-containing protein, with the translated sequence MAAAWLGYFDALIALALVVAGPLAAHLNFIDPMLGLQIMLFGLLFGLLTLVLGVIGYFQTRHFGTQQRAVFALTVGGAISAGAVLLFLVAMRYPAINDLTTDYTNPPQFVHAAELPANSSRSLAYNQAWMEPRQRRGYPGLGPLATLLPPPAAFAQVEAMARAMPDWQVTYANPATRTLEAVATSAVFGFHDDVVIEVRAQGSGSLIEMRSRGREGIGDFGRNNRHIEDFFARLKTRLTRA